Proteins from a single region of Haloterrigena alkaliphila:
- a CDS encoding MBL fold metallo-hydrolase — protein MQDPTDRASEPTSVPITRLDFDIEWPPKHAAAYLIETPAPILVDTGDPADRAAETIRDELAAKGYELSDVEAVVVTHPHSDHIGQVPLLRESGATVYAPAPVLERLERDADELAAGVREIGRSAGYQGEAIEHEAERACESLERNRRLLDPDAAVGFGFDESVTVAGLEFDPIHTPGHQIHHASLAATVDGQRVLFSGDGLIDSFRPGALHVGIDYGAYEAVDAFHEGMDRLEEHSFDRVFPGHGPVFTDARGAIERMRTELESLTGETLEAVVTVGPATPMEITRNRIGEIRHPAQLLDTLGALGTLTRRGRVDYTTRDGVRSYSVLKAA, from the coding sequence ATGCAGGATCCGACGGATCGCGCATCGGAACCGACCTCGGTGCCGATCACCAGGCTGGACTTCGATATCGAGTGGCCGCCGAAACACGCCGCCGCGTACCTGATCGAAACGCCCGCCCCGATCCTCGTCGACACCGGCGACCCGGCCGATCGGGCGGCGGAGACGATCCGGGACGAACTGGCCGCGAAGGGGTACGAGCTTTCGGACGTCGAAGCGGTCGTCGTCACCCATCCCCACAGCGACCACATCGGCCAGGTGCCGTTGCTCCGGGAGAGCGGTGCAACCGTGTACGCCCCCGCGCCGGTGCTCGAGCGACTCGAGCGCGACGCCGACGAACTGGCCGCCGGGGTTCGCGAGATCGGCCGATCCGCGGGCTATCAGGGCGAAGCGATCGAGCACGAGGCCGAACGCGCCTGTGAGTCGCTGGAGCGAAACCGACGACTGCTCGACCCGGACGCGGCCGTCGGGTTCGGGTTCGACGAGTCGGTGACGGTCGCCGGTCTCGAGTTCGATCCCATTCACACGCCCGGCCACCAGATCCACCACGCGAGCCTCGCGGCCACCGTCGACGGCCAGCGCGTCCTCTTCAGCGGGGACGGCCTCATCGACTCGTTCCGTCCGGGGGCGCTCCACGTGGGAATCGATTACGGCGCCTACGAGGCCGTCGACGCGTTCCACGAGGGGATGGATCGACTCGAGGAGCACTCGTTCGATCGGGTGTTCCCCGGCCACGGCCCGGTCTTTACGGACGCCCGGGGTGCCATCGAGCGCATGCGCACCGAACTCGAGTCACTGACCGGCGAGACCCTCGAGGCCGTCGTGACGGTCGGTCCGGCGACGCCGATGGAGATCACGCGGAACCGTATCGGCGAGATTCGCCATCCGGCACAGCTACTGGACACGCTCGGCGCGCTCGGAACGCTGACACGGCGCGGTCGCGTCGACTACACGACCCGCGACGGCGTCCGCAGCTATTCCGTGCTGAAGGCGGCGTAA
- a CDS encoding D-2-hydroxyacid dehydrogenase — MTVVVTPYIFGGGGPRLVDAIRDRRPEIDLEHPDEDDVLEVVADAEIVVTGRLPEDVLEAAEDLRWVQALSAGTDAYDHDALADRGVALTTVSGIHAKPIGQQVLGYLLHFERRFDRAIAQQQRQEWERYLGGELGDRTVGIVGVGAIGSQVAEYCTAYDARIIGTKRDPTDVPAAVDEIYGPDDLESVLAASDYLVLACPLTEETRGLIDADALATLHDDAVLVNVARGEVVDQPALVDALDADELGGAALDVFEAEPLPEESPLWDRDDVLVTPHMAGSTPHYWERCADVFLRNYDTFRADEDLENRVV, encoded by the coding sequence ATGACCGTCGTCGTCACGCCGTACATCTTCGGCGGCGGCGGTCCGCGACTGGTCGACGCGATCCGCGACCGTCGGCCCGAGATCGACCTCGAGCACCCCGACGAGGACGACGTGCTCGAGGTGGTCGCGGACGCCGAAATCGTCGTCACGGGACGACTCCCCGAAGACGTCCTCGAGGCCGCCGAGGACCTGCGCTGGGTGCAGGCGCTCAGCGCGGGGACGGACGCGTACGATCACGACGCGCTGGCCGATCGCGGGGTCGCGCTGACGACCGTCTCGGGGATCCACGCGAAACCGATCGGCCAGCAGGTGCTGGGCTACCTCCTGCACTTCGAACGGCGGTTCGATCGTGCGATCGCCCAGCAACAACGGCAGGAATGGGAGCGCTACCTCGGCGGCGAACTCGGCGATCGGACGGTCGGCATCGTCGGCGTCGGCGCGATCGGCTCGCAGGTCGCCGAGTACTGCACCGCCTACGACGCTCGCATCATCGGCACCAAGCGGGATCCGACCGACGTCCCCGCGGCCGTCGACGAGATCTACGGCCCGGACGACCTCGAGTCCGTCCTCGCGGCCAGCGACTACCTCGTCCTCGCCTGTCCGTTGACCGAGGAGACGCGAGGACTGATCGACGCCGACGCGCTCGCGACGCTCCACGACGATGCGGTGCTGGTCAACGTCGCCCGCGGCGAGGTCGTCGACCAGCCGGCGCTCGTGGACGCCCTCGATGCGGACGAACTCGGCGGCGCCGCGCTGGACGTCTTCGAGGCGGAACCGCTGCCCGAGGAGTCCCCGCTGTGGGACCGCGACGACGTGCTCGTGACGCCCCACATGGCGGGGTCGACGCCCCACTACTGGGAGCGGTGCGCCGACGTCTTCCTGCGGAACTACGACACGTTTCGAGCCGACGAGGACCTCGAGAATCGGGTCGTCTGA
- a CDS encoding molybdopterin-dependent oxidoreductase: MSHRQGAIDRVRSWLPLAAVALAAGLGGVGGSYLSVGRRPAFVAAPFDRIVLALSPDALVAFAITELGTLAHRLAFVTAIALTCVCIGLAALPGVAVIWGRGPLPDRLVLPGVVPAVGVVLGAALPGALAFALTGSPVSSGATAAGVGLVLLVTVVAAGLVDGADATPAFDRRRVLGAVGSAVGVGALGLLVHGSGEEPFPSGLEIPEDARPEVRELLTQAREQSLPVDGLEPLVSTEFYEVDITNVDPDVDRGEWTLSITGAVEAEQEYDFADVEAMDFEDRFATLRCVGDQLNGWQMDTALWGGVPVRALLEDANPQGDRVILHGTDGYYNEFPIEALWPGLLAYRMNGRPLPRAHGAPLRALVPGHWGEINVKWLTDIEVREEDTEGYWEPRGWHGTGPVETVAKLWQVNHLGSGRFEVAGHAYAGTRGIESVEVSTDGGDTWVEAELSEPLPGEDVWRQWRHEYGAAGSHEVIVRARDGEGNLQIPEEDGPKPDGATGWVSETIRPQ, from the coding sequence ATGTCTCACAGGCAGGGTGCGATCGATCGCGTGCGCTCGTGGCTCCCCCTGGCCGCCGTGGCGCTCGCGGCGGGACTCGGTGGCGTGGGAGGTTCGTACCTGTCCGTCGGTCGACGGCCGGCTTTCGTCGCGGCGCCGTTCGATCGCATCGTCCTCGCACTCAGCCCCGACGCGCTCGTGGCGTTCGCGATCACGGAGTTGGGGACGCTCGCCCACCGATTGGCCTTCGTGACCGCCATCGCACTGACGTGCGTCTGTATCGGGCTGGCGGCCCTCCCCGGTGTGGCGGTTATCTGGGGTCGCGGACCCCTCCCCGATCGGCTGGTCCTCCCGGGCGTCGTGCCCGCCGTCGGCGTCGTTCTCGGGGCGGCGCTGCCGGGTGCACTCGCGTTCGCGTTGACCGGTTCGCCTGTCTCGAGCGGCGCCACCGCCGCCGGGGTCGGACTCGTCCTGCTGGTAACGGTCGTCGCAGCCGGCCTCGTCGACGGCGCGGACGCCACACCCGCGTTCGACCGCCGGCGGGTGCTGGGCGCAGTCGGGTCAGCAGTCGGGGTAGGCGCACTCGGCCTCCTCGTCCACGGGTCCGGCGAGGAGCCGTTCCCGTCCGGCCTCGAGATTCCCGAGGACGCCCGGCCCGAGGTCCGCGAGCTACTCACACAGGCGAGAGAGCAGTCACTGCCCGTCGACGGGCTCGAGCCGCTGGTCAGCACTGAGTTCTACGAGGTGGACATTACCAACGTGGATCCCGACGTCGACCGCGGGGAGTGGACGCTCTCGATCACCGGCGCCGTCGAGGCCGAACAGGAGTACGACTTCGCCGACGTCGAGGCTATGGACTTCGAGGACCGGTTCGCCACGTTGCGCTGCGTCGGCGACCAGCTCAACGGCTGGCAGATGGACACCGCGCTGTGGGGCGGGGTGCCGGTCAGGGCACTGCTCGAGGACGCGAACCCCCAGGGTGACCGAGTGATCCTGCACGGAACCGACGGCTACTACAACGAGTTTCCCATCGAGGCGCTGTGGCCCGGGCTGCTGGCCTATCGAATGAACGGGCGACCGCTGCCCCGGGCACACGGCGCGCCGCTGCGCGCCCTCGTCCCGGGCCACTGGGGCGAGATCAACGTGAAGTGGCTGACCGACATCGAGGTTCGCGAGGAGGACACCGAGGGATACTGGGAGCCTCGCGGCTGGCACGGCACCGGCCCGGTCGAGACGGTCGCCAAGCTCTGGCAGGTCAACCACCTCGGAAGCGGCCGGTTCGAGGTGGCGGGCCACGCCTACGCCGGGACCCGGGGTATCGAGTCCGTCGAGGTCTCGACCGACGGCGGCGACACCTGGGTCGAAGCCGAACTCTCCGAACCGCTCCCCGGGGAAGACGTCTGGCGGCAGTGGCGCCACGAGTACGGAGCGGCGGGCTCACACGAGGTGATCGTCCGGGCCCGAGACGGCGAGGGAAACCTCCAGATCCCCGAGGAGGACGGCCCGAAGCCCGACGGCGCTACCGGCTGGGTTTCAGAGACCATCCGACCGCAGTGA
- a CDS encoding ABC transporter substrate-binding protein, producing the protein MTENSFNRRQVLAGTGLGMTAAMAGCLGGGGGSDDEVHFITDYYNGAWESLWGDLESQFEDETDFQMNIEEGGMSGTQEGRLAQLIQAGNPPDANTSTFDQVADIWSTDQLEPVNDVVSAIEEVNGELNAGGAFLGEGDEIYQIPHGVYVSNFQYRADVYEELGLDEPETFSDVLENAQAIDEAGGPFEDMRGYGLAGAPTGKSQDELLVLLASAGISGIGLRWKDPDAREELEIHWPEDTVTQVLEYIKQLSQYSPDPTSIGWADSLSQWVQGQYGQCYHLNAWPVGVTAQAAEGQDSQEAKEGLRHVARSTEIIAYPMLDGVDPSENWLSAPAPDGYHIFSNGGNTEGAKEWFEWVYADSMEQTASFYEADPGRFLPTYSDVIESDPFRNQALFQEHEHLLEKLEYVQDEIWGNHYGSVDEANTSSPESLYMQRQWFYGEMVNRVVTDSMGVQEAYEWGYSQLEEAFADAQEQFA; encoded by the coding sequence ATGACAGAAAATAGCTTCAATAGACGGCAGGTACTCGCAGGAACCGGGTTGGGAATGACGGCGGCCATGGCGGGCTGTTTGGGTGGTGGTGGTGGCAGTGACGACGAAGTTCACTTCATCACCGACTACTACAACGGTGCGTGGGAGTCTCTCTGGGGCGACCTCGAGTCCCAGTTCGAGGACGAGACCGACTTCCAGATGAACATCGAGGAGGGCGGGATGTCCGGAACGCAGGAAGGACGTCTCGCCCAACTGATCCAGGCGGGCAATCCGCCGGACGCGAACACGTCCACGTTCGACCAGGTGGCCGACATCTGGTCGACCGATCAGCTCGAGCCCGTCAACGACGTCGTCTCCGCGATCGAAGAGGTCAACGGAGAACTGAACGCCGGCGGGGCGTTCCTCGGCGAAGGGGACGAAATCTATCAGATCCCCCACGGCGTGTACGTCTCGAACTTCCAGTACCGGGCCGACGTCTACGAGGAACTCGGACTGGACGAGCCCGAGACGTTTAGCGACGTTCTCGAGAACGCCCAGGCCATCGACGAGGCCGGTGGCCCCTTCGAGGACATGCGCGGGTACGGACTGGCCGGCGCACCGACCGGCAAGAGCCAGGACGAACTCCTCGTCCTGCTGGCGAGTGCCGGCATCTCCGGAATCGGCCTCCGCTGGAAGGATCCGGACGCCCGCGAGGAACTCGAAATCCACTGGCCCGAGGACACGGTGACTCAGGTCCTGGAGTACATCAAGCAGCTCTCCCAGTACTCGCCGGACCCGACCAGTATCGGCTGGGCCGATTCGCTCAGTCAGTGGGTTCAGGGCCAGTACGGCCAGTGTTATCACCTCAACGCCTGGCCGGTCGGCGTCACCGCACAGGCGGCCGAGGGACAGGATAGCCAGGAGGCCAAAGAGGGGCTACGCCACGTCGCCAGAAGCACCGAGATCATCGCGTACCCGATGCTAGACGGGGTCGATCCGAGCGAGAACTGGCTCTCCGCACCGGCCCCCGACGGCTACCACATCTTCTCGAACGGCGGCAACACGGAAGGTGCCAAGGAGTGGTTCGAGTGGGTCTACGCCGACAGCATGGAGCAGACCGCGAGCTTCTACGAGGCGGACCCCGGACGGTTCCTGCCGACGTACTCCGACGTGATCGAGTCGGACCCGTTCCGGAACCAGGCTCTCTTCCAGGAACACGAGCACCTGCTCGAGAAGCTCGAGTACGTCCAGGACGAGATCTGGGGGAACCACTACGGAAGCGTCGACGAAGCGAACACCTCCTCGCCCGAGTCGCTGTACATGCAACGGCAGTGGTTCTACGGCGAGATGGTCAACCGCGTCGTCACCGACTCGATGGGGGTTCAGGAGGCCTACGAGTGGGGCTACAGCCAACTCGAGGAAGCCTTCGCGGACGCCCAGGAGCAGTTCGCATAG
- a CDS encoding carbohydrate ABC transporter permease, which translates to MASETGESIRPGRTYIPWDDLPVKRETVAGVGTILPVVVLYLLIAVLPIAFAFWASLHHIHTLNPEWQWAGLANYREVLNISTFWGSLWRGIIYMVGSTLLQLAVGLWMALVLNRITRGQKLLTAVVFTAYLIPTIIVSLVAMRVFDPAGGVFQMMGAEWFGLWGGREAPLGSRDWAMRLLILIGTWKFAVFVTIFTLAQLRAIPDRFYEAAKVCGANRWQMFRDITLPRLMGIVLVVVLLRSVFMFNKFDIIWQLTEGGPGNATTTLPVLAYKTVYTDQAYGLANAISVVMFLFLLASAIVYFKIFNPSEEVETTT; encoded by the coding sequence ATGGCCAGTGAAACCGGAGAATCGATACGGCCGGGCAGGACGTACATTCCGTGGGACGACCTGCCGGTCAAACGGGAAACGGTCGCCGGTGTCGGCACCATCCTTCCCGTCGTTGTCCTGTACTTGCTCATCGCGGTGCTCCCGATCGCGTTCGCGTTCTGGGCATCGTTACACCACATTCACACGCTCAATCCGGAGTGGCAGTGGGCCGGCCTCGCGAACTACCGGGAGGTCCTGAACATCTCCACGTTCTGGGGTTCGCTGTGGCGAGGGATCATCTACATGGTCGGCAGCACCCTCCTCCAGCTCGCCGTCGGGCTCTGGATGGCGCTGGTGCTCAACCGCATCACCCGCGGGCAGAAGCTGCTCACCGCGGTGGTCTTTACGGCCTACCTGATCCCGACGATCATCGTCTCGCTGGTGGCGATGCGGGTGTTCGACCCGGCCGGCGGCGTCTTCCAGATGATGGGCGCCGAGTGGTTCGGACTCTGGGGCGGCCGGGAGGCACCGCTGGGCTCGCGAGACTGGGCCATGCGGCTGCTGATCCTCATCGGGACCTGGAAGTTCGCCGTCTTCGTCACCATCTTCACGCTCGCGCAGTTGCGCGCGATTCCGGATCGGTTCTACGAGGCGGCGAAGGTCTGCGGTGCGAACCGGTGGCAGATGTTCCGCGACATCACGCTGCCGCGTCTCATGGGGATCGTCCTGGTCGTCGTCTTGCTCCGGTCGGTCTTCATGTTCAACAAGTTCGACATCATCTGGCAGCTGACGGAAGGTGGACCCGGCAACGCAACGACCACGCTGCCCGTACTGGCCTACAAGACCGTCTACACGGACCAGGCCTACGGGCTCGCTAACGCGATCTCCGTCGTCATGTTCCTGTTCCTGCTGGCGTCGGCGATCGTCTACTTCAAAATCTTCAACCCCAGCGAGGAGGTGGAGACGACGACATGA
- a CDS encoding carbohydrate ABC transporter permease yields MSQSEPPGGIFGLSYDGEMRVTEALKLVSTAIIVIVGAWPIYWMTQLAFTQYGTVESSVTVFPTPDIFTFDNFTVLTQPEMYTYMFNTVVVAIGTIVTVVLVSLLAGYGLARLEFPQKENFARILLIGYLFSPIVIGIPLYQIWQNIGLLGTRTGLIIALSAISMPFAVWLMWKYIMTIPAAHEEAAWVDGASRWRGFRDVVVPQCRPAIIAAALFAFALAWNDFTFAQILLPQTDTTTFAPGILRAMGQAQFLPDAYLMAISLAMTLPPLLFAYFMQSYLLKGFQVRAL; encoded by the coding sequence ATGAGTCAGAGTGAACCACCGGGAGGCATCTTCGGCCTCTCATACGACGGCGAGATGCGAGTCACCGAAGCACTGAAACTCGTCAGCACCGCGATCATCGTCATCGTGGGTGCCTGGCCGATCTACTGGATGACCCAGCTAGCCTTCACCCAGTACGGGACGGTCGAGAGTAGCGTCACCGTCTTCCCCACGCCGGACATCTTCACGTTCGATAACTTCACCGTGTTGACGCAGCCGGAGATGTACACGTACATGTTCAACACGGTCGTGGTGGCCATCGGGACCATCGTGACGGTCGTCCTCGTCTCGTTGCTCGCCGGCTACGGCCTCGCGCGACTCGAGTTCCCGCAAAAGGAGAACTTCGCGCGGATCCTCCTGATCGGGTACCTCTTCAGCCCCATCGTGATCGGGATCCCGCTCTACCAGATCTGGCAGAATATCGGTCTGCTCGGGACCCGCACCGGGCTCATCATCGCCCTGTCGGCGATCTCGATGCCCTTCGCGGTGTGGCTGATGTGGAAGTACATCATGACGATCCCGGCGGCCCACGAGGAGGCCGCGTGGGTCGACGGGGCGTCGCGCTGGCGGGGCTTCCGCGACGTCGTCGTCCCCCAGTGCCGTCCGGCGATCATCGCCGCGGCCCTGTTCGCCTTCGCGCTCGCCTGGAACGACTTCACGTTCGCGCAGATCCTCCTGCCCCAGACCGACACCACGACGTTCGCGCCCGGGATCCTCCGGGCGATGGGGCAGGCCCAGTTCCTGCCGGACGCCTACCTGATGGCGATCTCGCTGGCCATGACGTTGCCACCGCTCCTGTTCGCCTACTTCATGCAGAGCTACCTGCTGAAGGGGTTCCAGGTCAGAGCCCTCTGA
- a CDS encoding ABC transporter ATP-binding protein, protein MPDIEIRNLTKVYDESGNKIVAVDDVDLTIEDGEFVTLVGPSGCGKTTTLRCVAGLNKPTSGTIKFGDRDVTHKPVQERNIALLFQDIALYPHMSVQENMAYGLKITGFSREERIARVEEAAELLQITDQLKKMPADLSGGQQQRVALGRSLVRDPEIFLFDEPMSDLDAKLKAELRPVIEKVTDEIGCPTLYVTHDQEEAMTMSDRVAVINDGKLAQVAPPKEVYDEPNSQFVSQFIGQPSTQFFDGNVRSVNGTAELAVSDYRFNLASDGLEGWAGEDVRVGLRPQYIQVSDDPAAGIPATHLLDEPLGDATHSFFDTEFGEVVVVTDPDFDGNGEEYSLIFREDDIQLYDATSGVRIA, encoded by the coding sequence ATGCCAGACATCGAGATTCGGAATCTGACGAAAGTGTACGACGAATCGGGCAACAAAATCGTCGCCGTCGACGACGTCGACCTCACTATCGAAGACGGCGAGTTCGTGACGCTCGTCGGCCCATCGGGCTGTGGGAAGACCACGACGCTGCGCTGCGTCGCGGGGCTGAACAAGCCCACCAGCGGCACGATCAAATTCGGCGACCGCGACGTGACGCACAAGCCGGTCCAGGAGCGCAACATCGCCCTGCTCTTCCAGGACATCGCGCTCTACCCGCACATGAGCGTCCAGGAGAACATGGCCTACGGCCTCAAGATCACCGGCTTCTCCCGGGAGGAACGGATCGCCCGCGTCGAGGAGGCCGCCGAGTTGCTCCAGATCACGGACCAGCTCAAGAAGATGCCCGCGGACCTCTCCGGCGGCCAACAACAGCGCGTCGCGCTGGGCCGGTCGCTGGTGCGCGACCCGGAGATCTTCCTGTTCGACGAGCCGATGTCGGACCTGGACGCCAAGCTCAAGGCCGAACTGCGGCCGGTCATCGAGAAGGTGACCGACGAGATCGGCTGTCCGACGCTGTACGTGACCCACGACCAGGAGGAGGCGATGACGATGTCCGACCGCGTCGCGGTCATCAACGACGGGAAACTGGCACAGGTCGCTCCGCCGAAGGAAGTGTACGACGAGCCGAACTCGCAGTTCGTCAGCCAGTTCATCGGACAGCCGTCGACGCAGTTCTTCGACGGGAACGTCAGGTCCGTCAACGGCACCGCCGAACTGGCGGTAAGCGACTACCGTTTCAACCTGGCCTCCGACGGCCTCGAGGGTTGGGCCGGCGAGGACGTTCGCGTCGGCCTCCGACCGCAGTACATCCAGGTCAGCGACGACCCCGCCGCCGGCATCCCGGCGACGCACCTGCTGGACGAGCCGCTGGGCGACGCGACGCACAGCTTCTTCGACACGGAGTTCGGTGAAGTCGTCGTCGTCACCGATCCGGACTTCGATGGGAACGGCGAGGAGTACAGCCTCATCTTCCGGGAAGACGACATCCAACTGTACGACGCCACCTCCGGCGTCAGAATCGCCTGA
- a CDS encoding RDD family protein produces MIDWKLDGFLPTQRQPAPVLESADDRDVLLARGAAAAIDLFVCYVLIEFPLIYVLGEVFSGTYEALGDFVVPLSLLALLPIYASYSFVCEWRYGRTPGKVNRGLLVVMADGSPCTYRASAVRNLLLYVDLLGVPPVVVGSVSALVTGGRRLGDYAAGTVVVRSTAPTDRDAATSADMDASAAARAGENGEN; encoded by the coding sequence GTGATCGACTGGAAGTTAGACGGATTCCTGCCGACGCAGCGGCAACCGGCACCGGTACTGGAGTCCGCGGACGACCGCGACGTGTTGCTCGCACGCGGCGCTGCGGCGGCCATCGACCTGTTCGTCTGTTACGTCCTGATCGAGTTTCCGCTGATCTACGTGCTGGGAGAGGTGTTCAGCGGAACCTACGAGGCTCTCGGCGACTTCGTCGTCCCCCTGTCGCTGCTCGCGCTGCTGCCGATCTACGCCTCCTACTCGTTCGTCTGCGAGTGGCGATACGGTCGGACGCCGGGGAAGGTCAATCGGGGCCTGCTGGTCGTCATGGCGGACGGCAGCCCGTGCACCTACCGCGCCAGCGCCGTGCGGAACCTCCTCCTGTACGTCGACCTGCTGGGCGTCCCGCCGGTCGTGGTCGGTTCGGTATCGGCCCTCGTGACGGGCGGCCGTCGCCTCGGCGATTACGCCGCCGGGACCGTCGTCGTTCGCTCGACGGCGCCGACGGATCGCGACGCGGCGACGTCGGCCGACATGGACGCCAGCGCGGCCGCTCGAGCGGGCGAAAACGGAGAGAACTGA
- a CDS encoding SDR family oxidoreductase: protein MPEGAEAVADELADLSQEELAAIDENFARLADATPIGHLGRGEDVAPLVAFLASDHAAYITGQVVVTGGADLLYY from the coding sequence ATGCCCGAGGGTGCCGAAGCCGTCGCGGACGAACTGGCGGACCTCTCACAGGAGGAACTCGCGGCGATCGACGAGAACTTCGCCCGCCTCGCGGACGCGACGCCGATAGGCCACCTCGGCCGCGGGGAGGACGTCGCCCCGCTGGTCGCGTTTCTCGCCTCGGACCACGCCGCGTACATCACCGGACAGGTCGTCGTCACCGGTGGTGCCGACCTGCTGTACTATTAA
- a CDS encoding acetyl-CoA acetyltransferase, which translates to MAEPIVAGVAESDLGETPDRNWLDNAGIATVRALEDADLTLEDVDGVAVGGGDDYMPALVLAEYLDLEEPSLLEGTEIGGSSFENFCGHVGDAMARGRADVVVIAYGSTSKTGPGRDRSLEVTHPVDGFVRPTGLFRPPGAYAMAARRHMHEYGTTEEQLAEIAVATREWASMNPKAAQREPITVEDVLESRQIAEPFNLLDCCLVSDGGGAVVLVSEEKARELGVPEIAVAGVASTSTHRQDISEMPDMTTTGAAVTGPKAFDEAGISPDDVDVAQLYDSFSYTALVTLEDLGFCEKGEGGEFVEGGTTAPGGELPMNTQGGGLSYCHPGHFGVFVLIEAARQLRGDYTGDRQVDGAEVAVAHGTGGVLSSSSTVVLRREDA; encoded by the coding sequence GTGGCTGAGCCGATCGTCGCCGGCGTCGCCGAGAGCGACCTCGGCGAGACCCCCGACCGCAACTGGCTCGACAACGCGGGGATCGCCACCGTTCGCGCACTCGAGGACGCCGATCTGACGCTCGAGGACGTGGACGGCGTGGCGGTCGGCGGCGGGGACGACTACATGCCCGCGCTGGTGCTGGCGGAGTACCTCGACCTCGAGGAGCCGTCGCTGCTCGAGGGGACCGAGATCGGCGGGTCGTCGTTCGAGAACTTCTGCGGCCACGTCGGTGACGCGATGGCCCGCGGCCGGGCCGACGTCGTCGTCATCGCCTACGGATCGACGAGCAAAACCGGCCCCGGACGGGACCGGTCGCTCGAGGTGACCCACCCCGTCGACGGCTTCGTCCGGCCGACGGGGCTCTTCCGGCCGCCGGGTGCCTACGCGATGGCCGCGCGCCGGCATATGCACGAGTACGGGACGACCGAGGAGCAACTCGCCGAGATCGCCGTCGCGACCCGCGAGTGGGCGTCGATGAACCCCAAAGCCGCACAGCGGGAGCCGATCACGGTCGAGGACGTCCTCGAGTCCCGGCAGATCGCGGAGCCGTTCAACCTGCTGGACTGCTGTCTGGTCTCGGACGGCGGCGGCGCGGTCGTGCTGGTCTCGGAGGAGAAGGCCCGCGAGTTGGGGGTGCCCGAGATCGCGGTGGCCGGGGTCGCCTCGACGAGCACCCACCGACAGGACATCAGCGAGATGCCCGACATGACCACGACCGGAGCGGCGGTGACGGGGCCGAAGGCGTTCGACGAGGCCGGAATCTCGCCGGACGACGTCGACGTCGCCCAGCTCTACGACTCCTTCTCCTACACCGCGCTCGTGACGCTCGAGGATCTGGGCTTCTGCGAGAAGGGCGAGGGCGGGGAGTTCGTCGAGGGTGGAACGACCGCACCCGGCGGCGAGTTGCCGATGAACACGCAGGGCGGCGGGCTCTCCTACTGCCATCCCGGCCACTTCGGGGTGTTCGTGTTGATCGAGGCGGCGCGGCAGTTGCGCGGCGACTATACCGGTGACAGGCAGGTCGATGGGGCCGAGGTCGCGGTGGCCCACGGGACCGGCGGCGTGTTATCCTCGAGTAGCACCGTCGTCTTACGGAGGGAGGACGCATGA
- a CDS encoding Zn-ribbon domain-containing OB-fold protein translates to MTGDADESASSATVEDRREEWKGPVPVPSGANTEFWAATLEGELLYQHCEECGTAQLYPRAVCTGCGAVDPPFERSEGVGSVYTYTVCHVPGEPGFGDRTPYVVAAVDLAEGPRLLALVDCAPDAIEVGDSLEVRFWQVSDEAAVPVFVPA, encoded by the coding sequence ATGACTGGGGACGCGGACGAGTCGGCCTCGAGCGCGACGGTGGAGGACCGCCGCGAGGAGTGGAAGGGACCGGTTCCGGTTCCTTCCGGGGCGAATACGGAGTTCTGGGCCGCGACGCTCGAGGGGGAGTTGCTGTACCAGCACTGCGAGGAGTGCGGGACCGCGCAGTTGTACCCGCGGGCGGTCTGTACCGGCTGCGGGGCCGTGGATCCGCCGTTCGAGCGGAGCGAGGGTGTCGGGTCGGTCTATACGTACACGGTGTGTCACGTGCCGGGAGAACCCGGCTTCGGTGATCGGACGCCGTACGTCGTCGCCGCGGTCGATCTGGCCGAGGGGCCGCGATTGCTCGCGTTGGTGGACTGTGCGCCGGATGCGATCGAGGTCGGTGACTCGCTCGAGGTCCGGTTCTGGCAGGTCTCCGACGAGGCCGCCGTGCCCGTGTTCGTACCGGCGTAA